In the genome of Paenibacillus pabuli, one region contains:
- a CDS encoding response regulator transcription factor gives MSTNQTILVVDDDRSIVELLRDFLENDHFHVKTACDTEQAWTIIQQHSIDCIVLDIMMPGQNGFELCRRIRGESNVPILFLSARSDDVDKIRGLTLGGDDYIVKTASPGEIVARVKAVLRRTSSRQPMEGKVLDYGRIQLNLSAREVTVEGGKVELTPKEYELLRLFAEHPRHVFSYEQLLAKFWDGVGDRHTIRVHLSRLREKIETDPNDPKFLINVWGVGYRFEGA, from the coding sequence ATGAGTACGAATCAGACAATACTGGTTGTTGATGATGACCGGAGTATCGTCGAACTATTAAGAGACTTTCTAGAGAACGACCATTTTCACGTAAAGACTGCTTGTGATACGGAGCAAGCGTGGACCATAATTCAACAACATTCTATAGATTGCATTGTTCTGGACATCATGATGCCGGGACAAAACGGATTTGAGTTATGCCGTCGAATTCGAGGGGAAAGCAATGTTCCAATCCTTTTCTTGAGTGCACGCAGTGATGATGTGGACAAGATCCGTGGCCTGACGCTCGGCGGCGATGATTATATCGTCAAAACGGCTTCGCCTGGAGAAATTGTTGCTAGAGTGAAAGCCGTTTTGCGGCGCACCAGTTCAAGGCAACCCATGGAGGGAAAGGTGTTGGACTACGGCCGAATCCAGTTAAATCTGTCCGCAAGAGAAGTCACAGTCGAAGGGGGAAAAGTCGAGCTTACGCCTAAAGAGTATGAGTTACTGCGATTATTTGCTGAACATCCAAGGCATGTTTTCTCGTACGAACAGTTGCTTGCAAAGTTTTGGGATGGTGTGGGCGACAGACATACCATTCGAGTTCATTTGAGCCGGCTTCGGGAAAAAATTGAAACTGATCCAAACGATCCAAAATTCCTGATCAACGTATGGGGAGTAGGGTACCGTTTTGAGGGAGCATAA
- a CDS encoding sensor histidine kinase, with translation MRKLRIRTFTMLCLFFLLTLPWIFFVTAHYMETQTFSISTSEQQNKTLQRQMSEMIHMIEVGTDHWTELDWQNQLYTELNKVDMDVVIESASNSDIYRSSPKQHSRLSSTEQFSVIKDGEVMGRVVLYLPKSNGIPLIAALFGVVLAFFVIGVEMRRFLLKPLEKMSKSARQIAAGHWEVQLPNSRIREIAEVRDGFEIMVKGLEQSHRKQAELEEERRFVIAAVAHDLRTPLFALRGYLDGLEQGIAQSPEKVTRYIAVCKEKSAQLDRLVEDLFTFTKMEYLESELNTQTIDLTQILQKSIDSLSPLADQKHISILKQLTEGCFINGDSHVLERALNNVLENAVRYTPSGGKITVQCYKDDNKIKMMIRDTGPGFSSEELERVFEPLYRGEASRSRATGGSGLGLTISQRIMKQHGGKLVVSNHPEGGAVLTGWLLQTKSN, from the coding sequence ATGAGGAAACTTCGTATTCGAACATTTACTATGCTCTGCTTATTCTTCTTGCTTACATTGCCATGGATCTTTTTTGTCACAGCTCATTATATGGAGACTCAGACATTTAGCATCTCTACAAGCGAACAGCAAAATAAAACGTTGCAAAGACAGATGAGCGAGATGATTCACATGATAGAAGTCGGCACGGATCATTGGACAGAACTAGACTGGCAAAATCAGTTGTATACCGAGTTGAACAAAGTTGACATGGATGTGGTGATTGAATCTGCATCCAATTCGGATATTTATCGTTCCAGCCCGAAGCAGCACAGTCGATTATCGTCTACTGAACAATTCTCTGTCATAAAAGACGGAGAAGTAATGGGAAGGGTTGTTCTTTATCTGCCTAAATCCAATGGAATCCCATTGATTGCGGCATTATTTGGAGTGGTGCTTGCTTTCTTTGTAATTGGAGTTGAAATGAGAAGGTTCCTTCTTAAACCCCTTGAGAAGATGAGCAAATCAGCCAGACAAATTGCAGCGGGGCATTGGGAAGTGCAATTACCTAACTCCAGAATCAGGGAAATCGCCGAAGTCCGGGACGGATTCGAGATTATGGTAAAAGGACTTGAGCAATCCCATCGGAAACAAGCGGAGCTGGAGGAAGAACGCAGATTTGTCATCGCTGCCGTTGCACATGATTTACGCACACCGTTGTTTGCATTGCGAGGATATTTGGATGGATTGGAACAAGGTATAGCTCAGTCACCGGAGAAGGTCACCCGCTATATCGCCGTATGCAAAGAGAAATCCGCCCAATTGGATCGATTGGTTGAAGACCTTTTCACTTTTACAAAAATGGAGTACTTGGAAAGTGAACTTAACACTCAAACGATAGATTTAACGCAGATCCTTCAAAAGTCGATAGATAGTTTGAGTCCGCTTGCTGATCAAAAACATATTTCTATCTTAAAGCAATTAACAGAAGGTTGTTTCATTAACGGAGATTCACATGTACTGGAGCGTGCGCTGAACAATGTGTTGGAAAATGCTGTTAGATACACGCCTTCAGGTGGGAAAATAACGGTCCAATGCTATAAAGATGATAACAAAATTAAAATGATGATACGCGACACCGGACCTGGTTTCTCTTCTGAAGAACTAGAGCGCGTTTTTGAGCCCCTGTATCGTGGGGAAGCGTCACGAAGTCGTGCAACCGGGGGCAGTGGATTAGGACTAACGATCTCGCAACGAATTATGAAGCAGCATGGAGGCAAACTTGTTGTAAGCAACCATCCTGAAGGTGGAGCAGTTTTGACAGGATGGTTACTTCAAACTAAATCAAATTAA
- a CDS encoding AraC family transcriptional regulator: MNWIESLQLAIAYMEEHLLENMTIEQISAQAHISPFHFQRTFALLTDVTVAEYIRRRRLTLAANELIQSDHKIIDLALKYGYDTPEAFSKAFRRQHGIAPSEARKNSTSVKSYNRLVIQLSLKGAEPMKHKIVEQAAFTLVGIKQAFSYIDGENLRGIAKMWQDAYTSGTEGRLFELNNGVIQGLLGVCVDQNEIQEKQMEYWIATAYEGEVPEGLSSFTIPASKWSVFEVEGPMPDSMQRLWKQIISEWFPSNPYEHAGIPELEVYPGLHQPPQIWIPIK; encoded by the coding sequence ATGAATTGGATTGAATCATTACAGCTGGCTATTGCTTATATGGAAGAACATTTACTCGAAAATATGACCATTGAGCAAATATCAGCTCAAGCTCATATTTCGCCCTTTCATTTTCAACGTACATTTGCCTTATTAACTGATGTTACAGTAGCCGAATATATCAGACGAAGAAGGTTAACACTTGCAGCCAATGAACTTATACAGAGTGATCACAAAATCATTGATTTGGCGCTCAAATACGGTTATGACACTCCTGAAGCTTTCTCCAAAGCTTTTCGTAGGCAGCACGGAATTGCCCCCAGTGAAGCGCGTAAGAACAGTACCTCTGTCAAATCGTATAATCGTTTGGTTATTCAATTAAGTCTAAAAGGAGCAGAACCGATGAAACACAAAATTGTTGAACAAGCTGCCTTTACATTAGTTGGGATAAAGCAGGCTTTCTCTTATATTGATGGGGAAAACTTGCGTGGCATAGCCAAGATGTGGCAGGATGCGTATACGAGCGGTACAGAAGGTCGTTTATTTGAATTGAATAATGGTGTAATTCAAGGATTGCTAGGCGTCTGTGTGGATCAGAACGAAATCCAGGAGAAGCAGATGGAATACTGGATTGCGACAGCTTATGAAGGTGAAGTACCTGAAGGATTATCATCTTTCACAATTCCTGCTTCCAAATGGAGTGTTTTTGAAGTCGAAGGGCCGATGCCGGACAGCATGCAGCGCTTATGGAAGCAGATTATTTCCGAATGGTTCCCCTCTAATCCTTACGAGCATGCAGGGATACCAGAACTTGAAGTATATCCAGGGCTTCACCAGCCGCCTCAAATCTGGATCCCGATCAAATAA
- the helD gene encoding RNA polymerase recycling motor HelD encodes METKDWRMEQERLESVRNKLQVRIAELEPEVAGMRDQATEIRKRFWEEVTINTSTHEDFEETFYTINQQSAVLAERERGHMRLTQQWNNMKRLLPSPYFGRIDFHEKGLEFSEQIYIGVSSFVDEDGLNFLIYDWRTPIASMYYDSSPGAASYVTPIGQIDGTMELKRQFQIHNGQIRNMFDANETIGDQMLQQVLGKGADSQMKSIVATIQKEQNAIIRNDASRMLIVQGAAGSGKTSAALQRVAYLLYKHRQTISADQIVLFSPNPMFGSYISTVLPELGEDNMQQTTFQQFLDYWLGSSLRPEDIFDQIEYVLTAHEAPGYEARLQGIEYKASDAFLQALQNYGNWLGQEGMRFNSIRFRNRNLITKEQMRAKFYGYDRSLPLLNRVVLLQEWLLKELATLERMEREEPWVQEELNYLDNDQYADIFEVLHKDKEVFDIAEQYAQIREKISNKRREDEGDFDFAQKEEELLSRKIVKERFSPLRKSIKKFSFVDIKGIYAELFVDEAAYREKTNAADMPPLWPEICEQTRESLLRNELFHEDATPYLYVKELIEGVRTNTEIKYVFVDEGQDYSTFQYEYLKKLFPRARMTVLGDFGQAIFTQATHLAAADSPLVRLYGEAETSLFSLVRSYRSTKEIVEFTRAMLPEGDEIVPFERKGLKPQLKKSNDREKLDAQMVADIAALRAEGFDSIAIITKTAAECQKACESLQNQGGEALQLVTKETFNFEKGVMVIPVYLAKGVEFDAVLVYDASSGAYGRDNERKLLYTACTRAMHRLHLYTTGDWSPFVQALPGELYEEWNAHTSE; translated from the coding sequence ATGGAAACGAAGGATTGGCGTATGGAACAGGAGCGGCTGGAGTCTGTAAGAAACAAACTGCAGGTCAGAATTGCAGAATTGGAGCCAGAGGTTGCGGGAATGCGTGACCAGGCAACGGAAATTCGCAAGCGCTTTTGGGAAGAGGTTACGATCAACACAAGCACCCATGAAGATTTCGAAGAGACCTTCTACACCATAAACCAGCAGTCTGCAGTATTGGCCGAGCGGGAACGTGGTCACATGCGGTTGACGCAGCAATGGAATAACATGAAACGCTTGCTCCCATCCCCTTATTTTGGACGCATTGACTTCCATGAGAAAGGTCTTGAATTCAGCGAGCAGATCTATATCGGGGTATCCTCTTTTGTCGACGAAGACGGGTTGAACTTTCTGATCTATGATTGGCGTACACCGATCGCGAGCATGTACTACGACTCTTCTCCCGGAGCAGCATCCTATGTGACACCGATCGGACAAATCGATGGCACAATGGAGCTCAAACGGCAATTTCAGATCCATAACGGACAAATCCGCAACATGTTCGATGCGAACGAAACGATCGGAGACCAAATGTTGCAGCAAGTGCTCGGCAAAGGTGCAGATTCACAAATGAAAAGTATCGTGGCAACTATTCAGAAGGAACAAAACGCCATCATTCGTAATGATGCAAGTCGAATGCTTATCGTACAGGGAGCAGCCGGTAGTGGTAAAACTTCCGCAGCCTTGCAGCGGGTGGCGTACTTATTATACAAACATCGCCAGACGATCAGCGCTGATCAAATCGTTCTTTTCTCACCCAATCCAATGTTTGGCAGTTATATTTCCACTGTTCTTCCGGAGCTTGGTGAAGATAATATGCAGCAGACCACTTTTCAACAATTTCTCGACTATTGGCTTGGATCTTCGCTGCGTCCGGAGGATATCTTTGATCAGATTGAATATGTACTGACTGCGCATGAAGCTCCAGGCTATGAGGCTCGGCTTCAAGGGATCGAATATAAAGCTTCCGATGCTTTTCTGCAAGCCTTGCAGAACTATGGAAATTGGTTGGGACAGGAAGGCATGCGATTCAACAGTATTCGGTTTCGGAACCGTAATTTGATTACTAAGGAGCAAATGAGAGCCAAATTTTACGGTTATGATCGTTCCTTGCCCTTGTTAAATCGCGTTGTACTCTTGCAGGAATGGCTGCTGAAAGAACTGGCTACCCTGGAACGCATGGAACGTGAAGAACCGTGGGTACAGGAAGAATTGAATTATCTCGACAACGATCAGTATGCGGATATCTTCGAAGTGCTTCATAAAGACAAGGAAGTATTCGATATCGCGGAACAATACGCCCAAATTCGTGAGAAAATAAGCAACAAGCGTCGGGAAGATGAAGGTGACTTTGACTTTGCTCAGAAAGAGGAGGAGTTGCTCAGCCGTAAGATCGTGAAGGAACGTTTTAGCCCACTACGAAAAAGTATTAAGAAATTCTCGTTTGTTGATATCAAAGGTATATATGCTGAATTGTTTGTTGACGAAGCTGCTTATCGAGAGAAAACGAATGCTGCGGATATGCCGCCGCTATGGCCTGAGATATGCGAGCAAACCAGAGAAAGCCTGCTGCGGAACGAGTTGTTCCATGAGGATGCGACTCCCTATTTGTATGTAAAAGAACTGATTGAAGGTGTTCGGACGAACACAGAAATCAAGTATGTCTTCGTTGATGAGGGTCAGGATTATTCAACATTTCAATATGAATATCTCAAAAAACTGTTTCCCCGAGCCCGTATGACCGTGCTCGGCGATTTCGGGCAAGCGATCTTCACGCAGGCTACCCATTTGGCCGCAGCTGATTCACCGCTGGTCCGTCTTTACGGTGAAGCCGAAACAAGTCTTTTCTCCCTAGTACGTAGTTATCGCTCTACGAAGGAGATCGTTGAGTTTACAAGAGCGATGCTTCCAGAAGGAGATGAAATTGTACCATTTGAAAGAAAAGGCCTAAAGCCTCAGTTGAAGAAAAGCAATGATAGAGAAAAGCTGGATGCACAAATGGTCGCAGATATCGCTGCGCTAAGAGCCGAGGGCTTTGATTCCATCGCGATCATTACGAAGACGGCCGCCGAATGTCAAAAGGCTTGTGAATCATTACAGAATCAAGGAGGCGAAGCTTTGCAACTCGTTACGAAGGAGACGTTCAATTTCGAAAAAGGTGTGATGGTCATTCCTGTTTATCTCGCCAAGGGTGTTGAGTTCGATGCAGTTTTGGTCTATGATGCCTCGTCCGGAGCTTATGGCCGAGACAATGAACGAAAGCTTCTTTATACGGCGTGTACGCGGGCTATGCATCGCCTTCATCTGTATACGACGGGTGATTGGTCGCCTTTTGTGCAAGCTTTGCCAGGGGAGTTGTACGAGGAATGGAACGCTCATACATCGGAGTGA
- a CDS encoding glycoside hydrolase family 2 TIM barrel-domain containing protein, with amino-acid sequence MLTKMDLQGSWELQLDEHKQGTQGPFNDTIMLPNTTSHARKGQKSDVVHIGSLTDEYSYEGWVWLKREIDIPAALAGKRCSLYLERTRITKLWVDGEEYEAQDSLNTPHVYSLPEGLSEGKHTLTIRVDNTDYPTKGGHLTSVDTQTNWNGITGKLELHFYHEMHMGEVQIYPDAKDRTFRITSALSKSIPGTVLAVTAQTYKPLLENNHGYIPSDRNHVVNEQTYPCNQNEVNVLYKMGDDALLWSDSDPHLYLLTLTLLGEHGDVLDTTEIVTGLRDFEAHGDAFTINGQKTFLRGKHDGLIFPQTGYAPTDVEEWLRILSISKSYGINHYRFHTCCPPEAAFTAADMLGIYMEPELPFWGTITDELDPQHNQAEQDYLIREGFAMLKAYGNHPSFVMMSLGNELWGSKERLNAIIKAYKAFDPRHLYTQGSNNFQFTPHILEEEDFFCGVRFSKDRLFRGSYAMCDAPLGHVQTDVPGTLKDYDDMILPDETVSGNEEKQTEESEIQIQYGTEAKTVKAASAEQQLIPHLPVISHEIGQYAMYPNYEEIEKYTGSLKAKNFEVFRERLQSKGMGHLAEAFFQSSGKLAVACYKEELEAAFRSKHLAGFQLLDLQDFSGQGTALVGILDAFMDSKGLVTAEEWRTFCSDAVLLARFEKYNYNSGEEFHADIQLRYYRTDSLKRHTVEWEMRDSGQLLVQGQDEISFISGETWFEIGEIKFKLPEVKKMTSVTLSLHIPDTDIRKEYDLWVYPDHDVTVMEHNHIYKELSNEVMNLLEKGESVLLLPTLEGNDSSVEGTYCTDFWCYPMFRSISESMNKPVPVGTLGLLIDNSHPALKHFPSETYSTYPWWHIVMNSRSIILDEVAENVRPFVQTIDNFERNHKLGLLFECQVGKGKLLVGALNYNKLISQTEGRQLLYSLVQYVKSEEFQPEAKIALEELQQLLGYK; translated from the coding sequence ATGTTAACCAAAATGGATTTGCAGGGAAGCTGGGAGCTTCAACTGGATGAACATAAACAAGGCACTCAAGGCCCATTTAACGACACCATAATGCTACCGAACACGACTTCTCATGCACGCAAAGGACAGAAGAGTGACGTGGTTCATATCGGGTCTTTGACAGATGAATATTCATATGAAGGATGGGTATGGCTGAAAAGAGAGATTGACATACCAGCAGCGCTTGCTGGCAAGAGATGCAGTTTGTATCTGGAACGTACGCGCATAACCAAGTTATGGGTGGATGGTGAAGAATATGAAGCGCAGGATAGTCTCAACACCCCCCATGTGTACAGCTTGCCGGAAGGTCTATCGGAGGGAAAACACACGCTCACCATCCGGGTCGATAATACAGACTATCCAACGAAAGGCGGGCACCTTACTTCCGTCGATACCCAGACCAACTGGAACGGAATTACCGGGAAGCTGGAGCTTCATTTTTACCACGAAATGCACATGGGTGAGGTACAAATCTATCCCGATGCTAAAGACCGAACATTCAGAATCACAAGTGCGTTGTCCAAATCGATACCAGGTACAGTATTGGCCGTTACCGCGCAAACTTACAAACCACTCTTGGAAAACAATCATGGATATATTCCATCAGACAGAAATCATGTGGTGAATGAGCAAACCTATCCATGCAACCAGAACGAAGTTAATGTGCTCTACAAGATGGGAGACGACGCATTGCTCTGGAGTGATTCGGATCCGCATCTCTATTTGCTGACCCTTACTCTGTTAGGGGAACATGGAGATGTGCTGGATACTACCGAAATCGTAACAGGACTGCGAGATTTTGAAGCTCACGGTGATGCTTTTACCATCAATGGCCAAAAGACTTTTCTTCGCGGAAAGCATGATGGTCTAATATTTCCACAAACAGGTTACGCACCAACCGATGTGGAAGAGTGGCTGCGGATCCTGAGCATCTCCAAATCATATGGTATAAATCATTATCGCTTCCATACCTGTTGTCCTCCTGAAGCAGCGTTTACTGCTGCAGACATGCTCGGCATCTATATGGAGCCTGAGTTGCCATTCTGGGGTACGATTACGGATGAACTTGACCCACAGCATAATCAGGCTGAACAGGACTATCTCATTCGTGAAGGCTTTGCCATGCTCAAGGCGTATGGAAATCATCCTTCTTTTGTGATGATGTCACTCGGTAATGAACTTTGGGGCAGTAAAGAAAGATTGAATGCCATTATCAAAGCGTATAAAGCATTTGATCCACGCCATCTCTACACCCAGGGGTCAAACAATTTTCAATTCACTCCGCACATTCTTGAGGAAGAAGACTTTTTCTGTGGTGTGCGCTTTTCCAAAGACAGACTTTTCCGCGGATCCTATGCCATGTGTGATGCCCCGTTGGGTCATGTGCAAACCGACGTGCCTGGAACCCTGAAGGATTACGACGACATGATCTTGCCGGATGAGACGGTTTCAGGGAATGAGGAAAAGCAAACAGAAGAATCGGAAATTCAGATTCAGTATGGTACAGAAGCCAAGACTGTGAAAGCCGCTTCTGCTGAACAACAGCTCATTCCGCATTTACCCGTTATTTCCCATGAAATTGGACAATATGCCATGTATCCCAATTACGAAGAGATCGAGAAGTATACCGGGTCACTGAAGGCTAAAAATTTCGAGGTGTTTCGGGAACGATTGCAGTCCAAGGGAATGGGACATCTGGCTGAAGCATTTTTCCAAAGCTCTGGCAAGCTTGCCGTAGCCTGCTATAAGGAGGAGCTTGAGGCGGCATTTCGCTCCAAGCATCTGGCGGGATTTCAATTGCTTGATCTTCAGGACTTTAGTGGCCAAGGGACAGCACTGGTGGGCATTTTGGATGCCTTCATGGATTCGAAAGGGTTGGTTACTGCCGAGGAATGGAGAACGTTCTGCTCCGATGCGGTACTTCTCGCCCGATTTGAGAAATACAATTACAATTCGGGAGAAGAATTCCATGCCGACATTCAATTAAGGTACTACCGGACAGATTCGTTGAAGCGTCATACCGTAGAGTGGGAGATGCGTGATTCGGGTCAACTGCTTGTACAAGGGCAAGATGAGATTTCCTTTATCTCTGGCGAGACCTGGTTTGAAATAGGCGAAATCAAGTTCAAGCTTCCTGAAGTGAAAAAGATGACGTCTGTCACTCTATCCCTGCATATTCCAGATACCGATATTCGGAAAGAATATGACCTTTGGGTATACCCTGATCATGATGTAACAGTTATGGAACATAACCACATTTATAAGGAATTGTCCAATGAAGTAATGAACTTACTGGAAAAAGGTGAGAGTGTGCTGCTTCTTCCAACACTTGAAGGTAACGACAGTTCAGTCGAAGGTACGTATTGTACTGATTTCTGGTGTTATCCGATGTTCCGGTCGATCTCGGAAAGCATGAACAAGCCAGTGCCCGTTGGCACACTTGGCCTTCTGATTGATAACTCACACCCGGCGTTGAAGCACTTCCCAAGTGAGACGTATTCCACTTATCCATGGTGGCATATCGTCATGAATTCACGGTCTATTATTCTGGATGAGGTGGCAGAGAATGTTCGACCTTTCGTTCAAACCATTGATAATTTTGAACGGAATCATAAGCTTGGGCTGCTGTTTGAATGCCAAGTTGGAAAAGGCAAACTGCTGGTAGGGGCGCTAAATTATAATAAATTGATCAGCCAGACAGAAGGGCGGCAATTACTATACAGTCTTGTACAATATGTTAAAAGTGAGGAGTTCCAACCAGAAGCCAAGATCGCACTGGAAGAGCTTCAACAGTTGTTGGGCTACAAATAG
- a CDS encoding amino acid permease, which yields MKSHMHQKAEEKLSWISLSLFGAGCTLGTGFFLGTSLAIHWAGLSVLVLLVLAAAGTYFVFGALAQMTADDPKEGAFRTYAGEAFGPWAGFGSGWMYWSSEMLIMGSSLTALGLFSQFWFPKLPLWAFVAVYACIGLFIAALGAKGLTQTENVLAVIKLAATVAFIAIAAAACLGWLDVEITPQNITNEWFPHKIKGVCNAFIYAFFAFAGIEVMGLMAAKLKEPKDAVKSGRVMLLTVSTLYVVAIALILLLVPTAKLTPDESPLVKAMSSIGLTVVVHILNGILIIAGFSTMVASIYAITSMLVKLGEDGDAPKMFTKTWGKKNMPLYALGCTAAGLIVSTLLALWMPKSLFEYVTTAGSLVLMYTWLLICITYIKKMKPTKWNRIKVWTAMVLIIAAVSGTAMEKASRRGLLASIGLVILIAMITYIVNKVRKPQPSPSTEPSKS from the coding sequence ATGAAAAGTCATATGCATCAAAAAGCAGAAGAGAAGCTGAGCTGGATTAGTCTTTCATTATTTGGAGCGGGATGTACGTTGGGAACGGGATTTTTCCTTGGAACAAGTTTGGCTATTCATTGGGCCGGTTTATCGGTGCTTGTACTTTTGGTGCTGGCTGCGGCAGGGACTTATTTTGTATTTGGAGCTTTGGCTCAGATGACGGCAGATGATCCGAAGGAAGGGGCTTTTCGAACCTATGCCGGTGAAGCGTTTGGTCCCTGGGCCGGCTTCGGAAGTGGCTGGATGTATTGGTCTTCCGAAATGCTGATCATGGGAAGTTCATTAACGGCTCTCGGATTGTTTTCTCAATTTTGGTTTCCCAAGCTTCCATTATGGGCGTTTGTAGCGGTGTATGCATGCATTGGATTATTCATCGCCGCATTGGGAGCCAAAGGATTAACCCAAACGGAAAATGTCCTTGCTGTGATCAAGTTAGCTGCGACGGTTGCTTTTATTGCGATTGCAGCAGCGGCTTGCCTGGGCTGGTTAGATGTGGAGATTACCCCACAGAACATAACCAATGAATGGTTCCCTCACAAAATAAAAGGCGTGTGCAATGCGTTTATTTATGCCTTTTTTGCATTTGCTGGAATTGAGGTCATGGGTTTAATGGCTGCTAAACTAAAAGAACCTAAGGATGCAGTGAAATCAGGTAGAGTGATGTTATTAACTGTCAGTACATTGTATGTTGTAGCGATTGCCTTGATCCTGTTACTGGTCCCCACTGCTAAATTAACACCGGATGAAAGTCCTCTCGTCAAAGCGATGTCATCGATTGGATTGACGGTCGTGGTTCATATTCTCAACGGAATTTTGATTATAGCCGGATTCTCCACGATGGTTGCGTCAATCTATGCGATTACGTCCATGTTGGTTAAACTGGGTGAAGACGGAGATGCGCCCAAGATGTTTACGAAGACATGGGGAAAAAAGAACATGCCCCTGTATGCATTAGGATGCACTGCGGCCGGTTTAATCGTTTCAACTCTTCTGGCTTTATGGATGCCCAAGAGTCTATTTGAATATGTAACTACCGCAGGCAGCTTGGTATTAATGTATACCTGGCTTCTGATTTGCATCACGTATATCAAGAAAATGAAGCCTACCAAATGGAATCGTATCAAAGTATGGACTGCCATGGTTCTTATAATTGCAGCAGTATCTGGTACGGCCATGGAAAAAGCCAGCAGAAGAGGTCTGCTGGCCAGTATAGGTCTTGTTATATTGATTGCCATGATTACGTACATTGTAAACAAAGTACGAAAACCGCAGCCTTCACCATCCACCGAACCGTCAAAATCCTGA
- a CDS encoding YqcI/YcgG family protein, whose protein sequence is MAELYSADEINASFKGLPEWQQDAYSEFANMIADEGNTYPCVPGRMGFLSGHLRYGFTSDPRTQASSEDMAEILRQYGPVSRDTGQYASLVVICETPDDLRNNTTVEQYQSLFWEMLNRVSSLDTASWPEHISIDPHDATWEFCFGGEPYFCFCATPAHEHRASRHFPYLMFAFQPRLVFEAINDSTPLGRKMKTLIRKRLAAYDAVPAHPSLMWYGQQDNLEWKQYFLPDDEQIPSKCPFMRMKQANSKLTK, encoded by the coding sequence ATGGCAGAGCTGTACAGTGCCGATGAAATAAATGCATCTTTCAAAGGTCTGCCCGAATGGCAGCAGGACGCGTATTCAGAGTTTGCCAATATGATTGCAGATGAGGGGAATACGTATCCTTGTGTACCTGGACGGATGGGGTTTCTCTCCGGTCATTTGAGATACGGATTCACAAGTGATCCGCGTACACAAGCTTCTTCTGAAGACATGGCAGAAATACTTAGACAATATGGGCCCGTTTCCCGGGATACCGGACAATATGCTTCTTTGGTTGTTATTTGCGAGACACCGGATGACTTGAGAAACAACACAACCGTGGAGCAGTATCAGTCCTTGTTCTGGGAGATGCTCAACAGGGTAAGCTCACTCGATACCGCTTCCTGGCCTGAACATATTTCGATTGATCCGCATGACGCCACATGGGAGTTTTGCTTTGGCGGAGAGCCTTACTTTTGTTTCTGTGCCACCCCCGCGCACGAGCATAGAGCCAGCCGGCATTTTCCTTATCTTATGTTTGCTTTTCAACCACGGTTGGTGTTTGAAGCTATTAATGACAGCACACCTCTTGGCCGCAAAATGAAAACCCTGATTCGCAAACGCTTGGCAGCCTATGATGCCGTGCCGGCTCACCCTTCGCTCATGTGGTATGGTCAGCAGGATAATCTGGAATGGAAACAATATTTCCTGCCCGATGACGAGCAAATCCCTTCCAAATGTCCCTTCATGCGAATGAAGCAAGCCAATAGCAAATTGACGAAATAA
- a CDS encoding LysE family transporter, whose amino-acid sequence MSVLFSYIILGISLSAPIGPINAAQLDRGARHGFMHAWILGLGAMFADLVYMLLIYFGVAHFLDTPFMRSFLWSFGSFILVYTGVETLSKLKNGIQTSSTAEARVGKSFVSGFLMALSNPLNILFWLGIYGSILATTVKHTDTAHLLLYSSGIFIGIFVWDVIMAGMASRFHKHSNETVLRWISIISGICLIGFGLYFGFEAVRSIFF is encoded by the coding sequence ATGTCTGTACTGTTCAGTTATATTATTCTGGGAATCTCACTATCCGCTCCAATCGGTCCAATTAATGCCGCTCAGTTGGATCGGGGCGCCCGCCATGGATTCATGCATGCCTGGATTTTAGGACTTGGGGCCATGTTTGCCGATTTAGTATATATGCTTCTGATTTATTTTGGAGTCGCTCATTTTCTGGACACGCCTTTCATGCGCTCTTTCCTTTGGTCTTTTGGCAGCTTCATTCTGGTGTATACCGGTGTGGAAACTCTGTCCAAGTTAAAAAACGGCATCCAGACCTCTTCAACAGCAGAAGCAAGGGTTGGAAAATCCTTTGTCTCCGGCTTTCTCATGGCTCTGTCCAATCCGCTGAATATTTTATTCTGGCTCGGTATTTACGGCTCTATTCTTGCTACAACCGTGAAGCATACCGATACCGCTCATTTGCTGCTATACAGTTCTGGCATTTTCATAGGAATCTTTGTGTGGGACGTCATCATGGCTGGCATGGCCAGTCGATTTCATAAACACAGCAACGAAACCGTTCTGCGCTGGATCTCCATCATCTCAGGAATCTGCCTGATCGGTTTTGGCTTATATTTTGGATTCGAAGCTGTACGTTCCATATTTTTCTGA